A single window of Engraulis encrasicolus isolate BLACKSEA-1 chromosome 20, IST_EnEncr_1.0, whole genome shotgun sequence DNA harbors:
- the rpl11 gene encoding 60S ribosomal protein L11, giving the protein MADQGEKKENPMKELRIRKLCLNICVGESGDRLTRAAKVLEQLTGQTPVFSKARYTVRSFGIRRNEKIAVHCTVRGAKAEEILEKGLKVREYELRKNNFSDTGNFGFGIQEHIDLGIKYDPSIGIYGLDFYVVMGRPGFSIADKKRKKGRIGFKHRIRKEEAMRWFQQKYDGIILPGK; this is encoded by the exons ATGGCG GACCAGGGTGAGAAGAAGGAGAACCCCATGAAGGAGCTGCGAATCCGCAAGCTCTGCCTGAACATCTGTGTCGGTGAGAGCGGAGACAGACTGACCAGAGCAGCCAAAGTGCTGGAACAGCTCACCGGACAGACACCCGTGTTCTCCAAGG cCCGCTACACCGTGCGATCCTTCGGCATCCGTAGGAATGAAAAGATTGCGGTCCACTGCACCGTGCGTGGTGCCAAAGCTGAGGAGATCCTCGAGAAGGGCCTCAAG GTGCGTGAGTACGAGTTGAGGAAAAACAACTTCTCTGACACCGGCAACTTCGGCTTCGGTATCCAGGAGCACATCGATCTGGGCATCAAGTACGACCCCAGCATTGGAATCTACGGCCTGGACTTCTACGTT GTTATGGGCAGACCTGGCTTCAGCATTGCCGATAAGAAGCGCAAGAAGGGACGCATCGGATTCAAGCACCGCATCCGCAAGGAGGAGGCCATGCGCTGGTTCCAGCAGAAG tATGATGGCATCATCCTCCCCGGGAAGTAG
- the klhl43 gene encoding kelch-like protein 31, translating to MAPKKKASRAKKEGMPEVIPEAPVVISPAPPSETTTTTTTTTPETVIPPPASDAVFVSEGVKKIEAPLNVEHLNRLNGLPLPLPLPPPFLRPGERGLGIGQELTRPLHGSAMLEELSRMRQERFLTDMELACKTKAFDVHKLVISSVSQYLREVLAKDPGLKRLELPTLSPLGLANVITFAYLGRVHMSLYTVGCTLWAAMVLRIPHLLQMCSDFLLSELSMQTCVYIWNMATAYGLAVVRDASRRYVLQNFAQFTDTPQFNQLTLEQIASFLQDDNLVLPTEITTFQVAMKWLDFDPQRQAHAAEVLSHVRFETIPANELVSEVQPVARMMMDPQCHRLLVDAMNYHLLPHQQNLLQSRRTAVRGSQVALLTIGGRPSLTERTLSREVLWRDPREGGATWRHLTQLPAKSFNQCVAVMDGFLYVAGGEDQNDARNQAKHAVSTLSRYDPRFNTWLHLASMRQKRTHFSLVATGGRLFAVGGRNTEGLLATIESYTPSTNVWQLRAPMEAPRCCHSSATMPSGDILVTGGYVNCAYTRSVAAYSLESDSWKEVAPMETPRGWHCSATLEGRVYVVGGSQLGSGGERVDVRTVEVYQPDSGTWSRVAPLPLGVSTAGLSVLGGQLFLLGGWNEAEKRYKAAVQRYDPKTDAWAAGEELPEPTVGVSCCALALPPRHVTRRHRNTPNSTGNVNNSINNNVNTVNNNVIICPPHPVISFQCEQLQHTFA from the exons ATGGCCCCCAAGAAGAAGGCCTCTCGCGCTAAGAAGGAGGGCATGCCCGAGGTTATCCCAGAGGCTCCCGTGGTGATTTCACCAGCGCCACCCTccgagaccaccaccaccaccaccaccaccacccccgaaACCGTCATCCCGCCACCCGCCTCCGACGCCGTGTTCGTCTCCGAGGGCGTGAAGAAGATCGAGGCCCCTCTGAACGTGGAGCACCTGAACCGCCTCAACGGCCTGCCCCTCCCACTGCCCCTGCCTCCGCCATTCCTCCGGCCCGGAGAGAGGGGCCTGGGCATCGGCCAGGAGCTGACCCGGCCCCTGCACGGCTCGGCCATGCTGGAGGAGCTGAGCCGCATGCGGCAGGAGCGCTTCCTCACCGACATGGAGCTGGCCTGCAAGACCAAGGCCTTCGACGTCCACAAGCTGGTCATCTCCTCCGTCAGCCAGTACCTGCGGGAGGTGCTGGCCAAGGACCCCGGGCTCAAGCGGCTGGAGCTGCCCACACTCTCACCCCTGG gCCTGGCTAATGTGATCACCTTTGCCTACCTGGGTCGTGTCCACATGTCCCTGTACACGGTGGGCTGCACGCTGTGGGCCGCCATGGTGCTCCGCATCCCCCACCTGCTGCAGATGTGCAGCGACTTCCTGCTGTCTGAGCTCAGCATGCAG ACGTGCGTGTACATCTGGAACATGGCCACTGCGTACGGGCTGGCGGTGGTGAGGGACGCCTCTCGCCGCTACGTGCTCCAGAACTTCGCCCAGTTCACCGACACGCCGCAGTTTAACCAGCTCACCCTGGAGCAGATCGCATCCTTCCTACAGGACGATAACCTAGTGCTGCCTACTGAGATCACTACTTTCCAG GTGGCCATGAAGTGGCTGGACTTCGACCCCCAGCGCCAGGCCCACGCGGCCGAGGTGCTGTCCCACGTGCGCTTTGAGACCATCCCCGCCAACGAGCTGGTGAGCGAG GTGCAGCCAGTGGCGCGCATGATGATGGACCCTCAGTGTCACCGCCTGCTGGTGGACGCCATGAACTACCACCTGCTGCCCCACCAGCAGAACCTGCTGCAGTCCAGGCGCACCGCCGTGCGCGGCAGCCAGGTGGCGCTGCTCACCATCGGTGGCAGGCCGTCACTCACGGAGAGGACACTCAGCCGTGAG GTCCTGTGGAGAGACCCGCGTGAAGGTGGTGCCACCTGGCGTCACCTGACCCAGCTGCCGGCCAAGAGCTTCAACCAGTGTGTGGCGGTCATGGACGGCTTCCTGTACGTGGCCGGAGGAGAGGACCAGAACGACGCCCGCAACCAGGCCAAGCACGCCGTCAGCACCCTCAGCAG GTATGACCCGCGCTTCAACACCTGGCTACACCTGGCCAGCATGCGGCAGAAGCGCACCCACTTCAGCCTggtggccactggggggcgcctgTTCGCGGTGGGCGGCCGCAACACCGAGGGCCTGCTGGCCACCATCGAGAGCTACACGCCCTCGACCAACGTCTGGCAGCTGCGCGCGCCCATGGAAGCGCCCCGCTGCTGCCACTCCAGCGCCACCATGCCCTCCGGCGACATCCTGGTGACCGGCGGCTACGTCAACTGCGCCTACACGCGCTCCGTGGCCGCCTACAGCCTGGAGAGCGACAGCTGGAAAGAAGTGGCGCCCATGGAGACCCCCAGAGGCTGGCACTGCAGTGCCACGCTGGAGGGACGGGTGTACGTTGTGGGTGGCAGCCAGCTGGGCTCCGGAGGTGAGCGCGTGGACGTGCGCACCGTGGAGGTGTACCAGCCCGACTCGGGCACCTGGAGCCGCGTGGCCCCTCTGCCTCTGGGGGTGAGCACGGCCGGGCTGTCGGTGCTGGGAGGCCAGCTGTTCCTGCTGGGCGGCTGGAACGAGGCGGAGAAGCGCTACAAGGCCGCTGTGCAGCGCTACGACCCCAAGACGGACGCCTGGGCGGCCGGAGAGGAGCTTCCGGAACCCACCGTGGGCGTGTCCTGCTGCGCCCTGGCCCTGCCCCCGCGCCACGTCACCCGGCGACACCGCAACACGCCCAACTCCACCGGCAACGTCAACAACAGCATCAACAACAACGTCAATACCGTCAATAATAATGTGATCATCTGCCCGCCACATCCTGTCATCTCTTTCCAGTGCGAGCAGCTGCAGCATACCTTTGCCTAA